TGGATAGGTACAGTTGTATCCAAAGTACTAATTGAAACTCCCCGAGTACACCCCAAGTATCCCACCTAGTCTTAGTAAATTTTTAAATCATGTGGCTACGTGTTGTTGCCTCCAAACTAATTTAAGAAATAAGGCAGAAATAAATGGTTGCAAATTTCTCAAAGAAATAACTGAAATTCAGATCGAGATTTGGGATCCAAGGAGCTGCACCAGTTTTGGTGATTATTATGCATCTAAACTACAGCTCTATAGATCGGATCTGAGGCCGGATTTGGGGATTCCTAGAGCTGCACCAGATTTGGGGATCCAGAGATGCCAGAAACAGGAAACAACAGAGTTTTGAGACTTAGGTCACGTACCTCCATGACGCCGGTGAACTGCTCGAGTTGGGGTGGATTCTCAACGGTGGCATCGATGGCGGCGTGGTCTGAGCAGGGCCATGGTGGAGGAGGAGGACAAGCGTTGGTGTCGCATGGTGATATCCAGAACGGAGATGGGACGACGCCGTGTCCCAGTAGCGGAGGAGCCATGGATGGTGGTGGCCGGCGGGTACAGATCCACATCATAGAGTGCAGGTTGAGGCGCTCGTGTGACCTTGGAAGGCGGGGAGCCATGGAGGGATGGTGGTC
The sequence above is a segment of the Triticum dicoccoides isolate Atlit2015 ecotype Zavitan chromosome 1A, WEW_v2.0, whole genome shotgun sequence genome. Coding sequences within it:
- the LOC119367762 gene encoding uncharacterized protein LOC119367762, whose protein sequence is MAPRLPRSHERLNLHSMMWICTRRPPPSMAPPLLGHGVVPSPFWISPCDTNACPPPPPWPCSDHAAIDATVENPPQLEQFTGVMEEALSSCIANMRNIIRARSSDSLDGKK